A segment of the Bordetella flabilis genome:
CCAGTCGAACTACGGTACCGCGAAGATGGCATTGGTCGGCCTGATGCAGACGCTCGCGCTGGAAGGCGCCAGGCACGACATACGGGTGAACTGCCTGGCGCCCAGCGCCGTCACCGCGATGACCGAGGGACTATTGCCGCCCGAGGCCACGGCGGTCCTGACGCCGGAACGCGTCAGCCCGGGCGTGATTGCCCTGGTGTGCGACGAAGCGCCGACACGCATGATCCTGCTGGCCGGTGGAGGAAGCTTCGAATGCGCCCACATCACGATGACGCAGGGCATCCATGTTGCGGATGAACCCGATTGCGTAGACGCGCTATGCCGCCGCATCGACGAAGTGCGGACGCGGGTAGGCGAGATGACGCCCGCCTCGGGATGGGACCAGCCCAGGCACGAGCTGGAAAAAGCCCAGGCGAGCCAGGGACAATGAGCGGAACCCGCTTGCACGGGTCCACGGGCCGCCTCAGAACCGGTCGGCGTCGATAACGGCCTGGGCAAAGGCCTCCGGTGCTTCCTGCGGCAGGTTGTGCCCGACGCCGCCGGTAATCAGCCGGTGTTCATACCGGGCGGAGAACCTCTTCGCGTATGCGCTGGGAGGCGGATGCGGGGCGCCATTGGCGTCGCCCTCCATGGTGATCGTCGGCACGCCGATCGACGGAAACCGTGCCAGCTTATTCTCCAGATCGTCGTAGCGAGCTTCCCCGGCGGCCAGGCCCAGCCGCCAGCGATAGTTGTGTATCGCGACGCTGACGTGGTCCGGGTTATCGAAGGCCGATGCGGACCGCTCGAAGGTGGCGTCATCGAACGCCCACTGGGGCGATGCGAGTTCCCAGATAAGCCGGGCAAAATCGCGGGTGTACTTCTGGTAGCCCGCCTGTCCGCGTTCGGTGGCGAAGTAGAACTGATACCACCACTGGAGTTCGGCCTTCGGCGGCAGCGGCGTCCTGTTCAGTTCCTGGCTACCGATCAGATAGCCGCTGACGGACACCATGGCCTTGCATCGTTCCGGCCAGAGCGCGGCCATGATATTCACGGTGCGGGCGCCCCAGTCATAACCGGCGACGATGGCCTGGTCGATCTTCAAGGCGTCCATCAAGGCAATCGCGTCGACGGCCAGCGCCGCCTGCTGACCATTGCGTGGGGTATCCGCGGACAGGAAGCGCGTCGCGCCATAGCCCCGGAGGTAGGGAACGATGACGCGGTAGCCCGCGGCTGCCAGGATGGGCGCGACGTCGACGTAGCTGTAGATATCGTAGGGCCACCCGTGCATCAAGAGGACGGGTTTGCCATCCGCCGGACCCGCTTCCGCGTAGGCGACGTCGAGCACGCCGGCCTGGATGTGCTTGAGCGGCGCGAAGGACGTATGGGCGCCGCGGGCCATGTTGGGCCTGGCCGCCGGTGCCGCGCTTGCGGGCGCGGCGACAGCGGCTCCCGCGATGCCCAGCTGGGCGGCCGCGATGCCGAGCGCAGCGACGTCGATAAAGCGTCGTCTTTGGGGATTGATCTCTGTGGACATCCGTTTCTCCTCGATCTGAACAGTGCAGGCATTTACGCAAGCCCATGTATCCGCACTGTGTTGGGAGAAGGAAGCTTCTGTAAGGCCGTGTATGCGCACGGCGAGCGGATCAACTTCGATACAAAATGCGGGGCAATCCGTGACGGCCCGCTCTACCGAAACGGCCCCGCCACGCGCAACGCATCCGCCCAGCGCAATAGGGCCCAATCCATATCGGGACGCGCCACCCACTGCACCCCCACGGGCAGCCCTTGGTCGCCAACGGCGACTGGCAGGTGCAGGCAAGGCCAGCCCAGCAGGGACCACAGACGGTTGAACACCGAGGAGCCGGTGCTCCGCAGCCCGTGCGGGGCCTCGCCGGGCGCGCTGGGCGCCACGATGAAATCGATGTCCCCGAACAAGTCTTCCCACTTGCGTGCCAAGGCCTGGCGTCGTGCCTGCATGCGCACATGGCTGCCATGGTCGATGGAAAGGCCTGCTTCAACCGCCTGCCGCAATGGCTCGCTGACCAGCTGTCCACGTGCCCGCACCACGGACATCATGCCCCGTGCGAGCTCGTAGCGCATGATGCAACCGTGCAGGGCGTTCAACTCGTCGATGTCCGCGTCCACCGAGGGGAACACGAGGGTCGCGCCTTGCGCCTGCAAGGCATGCACACATTGCGCCATCGCCGCGGATGCGCCGCCGGTCAACGCGCCCAGCGACGCGCATGGCAACACCGCGACCTTGGGCGCGCGATTGCTCAGTGCGGGCGCCGAGGGATCCGGCATCAGCACCGAGGCGACGGCCAGGGCTTGCGGGATCGTGCGTGTGTACCAGCCTATGGTATCCAGGGAGTCGCATAGCACGTGCATGCCCATGCGGT
Coding sequences within it:
- a CDS encoding alpha/beta fold hydrolase, producing the protein MSTEINPQRRRFIDVAALGIAAAQLGIAGAAVAAPASAAPAARPNMARGAHTSFAPLKHIQAGVLDVAYAEAGPADGKPVLLMHGWPYDIYSYVDVAPILAAAGYRVIVPYLRGYGATRFLSADTPRNGQQAALAVDAIALMDALKIDQAIVAGYDWGARTVNIMAALWPERCKAMVSVSGYLIGSQELNRTPLPPKAELQWWYQFYFATERGQAGYQKYTRDFARLIWELASPQWAFDDATFERSASAFDNPDHVSVAIHNYRWRLGLAAGEARYDDLENKLARFPSIGVPTITMEGDANGAPHPPPSAYAKRFSARYEHRLITGGVGHNLPQEAPEAFAQAVIDADRF
- a CDS encoding amidase, which translates into the protein MTHTAASSPESLPRTPLFADRDPGDVLREIATRDADIQAWAWLPEAAPEASVRRPGVLAGVAFGVKDIIDVAGMPTRCGALAMDAEPRAFDSACVAQLRGAGAIPLGKTVTAEFAFTTPGPTRNPHRPTHTPGGSSSGSAAAVAAGMVELALGTQTGGSMIRPAAYCGVVGYKPTFGRIHRMGMHVLCDSLDTIGWYTRTIPQALAVASVLMPDPSAPALSNRAPKVAVLPCASLGALTGGASAAMAQCVHALQAQGATLVFPSVDADIDELNALHGCIMRYELARGMMSVVRARGQLVSEPLRQAVEAGLSIDHGSHVRMQARRQALARKWEDLFGDIDFIVAPSAPGEAPHGLRSTGSSVFNRLWSLLGWPCLHLPVAVGDQGLPVGVQWVARPDMDWALLRWADALRVAGPFR